The region ACCTCTCACAACTCTGTTGACTGTGGAGGAAGCACCACAGAGTCAatcatgtttcttgttttgtcTCTTTCCTAGTGATCCGTCACCATGAGTACGGACGCGGAGATGCAAATCTACGGCAAGGCTGCCATATACCTCCGTAAGCCTgagaaggagaggatggaggcACAAACTGCACCCTTTGATTCAAAGAACGCCTGCTATGTCGCAGACACCAAGGAGCTTTACCTTAAGGGTTTGGTCACTGCAAGGGCCAATGGAAAGTGTACTGTGACAGTCACGAATCCGGACGGCTCTAAGGAGGTAAGCCTGATTTAAAAATAATTGAAGATTGTGCACACTGTTTTCATTTTTATCATGCCAATTGtcaaaattaaataataaaaaaagattGATTAATAAGCATTTcttagttttttggggggggggtttgtaAGCAGAATATAGCCTTCAAACACATTATTTTTGTCGCTGCTATTTAAAATTGGCATTGAATTTTCTATACTGACTAGTTAAGAATCACCATGTGTGTTGGTGGTTGATAACAAAGTAGTTGGATTAGATGGGGTATGcagtttttttaaatatttgttttttaaaagcattcagtCCTGTCCAGTTTGATATGCGTATAATCTATATTTCTGACTGTTTCAGGAAGGAAAAGAGTTCAAAGAAGCAGACGTCTATGAGATGAACCCCCCTAAGTACGACAAGATTGAGGACATGGCCATGATGACCTACCTGAATGAAGCCTCTGTGTTGTATAACCTCAAAGAGCGTTATGCAGCATGGATGATCTATGTAAGATAATTGTATAAACATACATGAACAtgagatacacacatacagtactacaCATAAAGTAATGGTAGAAACCAAAACATAccaatacagtagacctacattacTATACCATAGTACACCCACATCCTCACATAAATCCAGGTAAACGTCAATCTGATTTTTCTAATCCCCTAATTTAATTTATTCTCTTTCATCCAGACCTACTCTGGGCTGTTCTGTGCCACGGTGAACCCCTACAAGTGGCTTCCTGTGTACGACATGGAGGTTGTTAACGCCtacagagggaagaagaggatGGAGGCTCCACCCCATATCTTCTCCGTCTCTGACAACGCCTTTCAGTTCATGCAGATTGGTATGAGCtctaatggatggatggatggatggatggatggatggatggatggatgggtgggtgggtgggtggatgggtggatggatggatggatgggtgggtggatggatggatggaagttAAAAAATGCTTTAGAGAGGTATCTAGTGTTTTCTAATCTATGTTAGAACAGTTTAAGGGTAATATCTGATTTCACTAGCCTTGAATGGAAAATGTTCCAAAATGAAATTGATGATGATGCTATGAATTCAATAATGtccccataatgttgcttgagtaTGATAATCAATATGTTGTTTTGTTACAGACCAGGAGAACCAGTCCGTCCTGATTACGTAAGTTGTTTACTAAAATCCCACTTGAGAAAATGTTTCTACTGTAATATGTTGTGTCACTTGGGAGTGACGAAAATACATGACATTATGAATGGATTAGGCTATGCATAGGAATGAGTCAATGAGTGGGGATATTTGTTAATTTATATAGGAAAACAGTGTATTTTTCAATGTTATTTCTTAGTGACAGCCAATCTGACATTCAAACATGTTACTAAAACCCCTGTTTCTCTGTCATATTAACCAGTGGAGAATCCGGTGCAGGAAAGACTGTCAACACCAAGCGTGTCATCCAGTACTTTGCCACCATTGCAGTGTCTGGTGCCAAGAAGGAAGTAGACCCTAACAAAATGCAGGTAGGTTCAGCTTCTGAGTGCCATTTTAACACATTTCAGTTTGGTGGGCTGTGTTCAAGCAATCGAGAATAACTAAATTTACCACTTTACCAGTTTCTGAGCAACTTGTGTTTGTCTCAATCAGGGGTCTCTTGAGGATCAGATCATTGCTGCTAACCCTCTGCTGGAGGCTTACGGTAATGCCAAGACAGTGAGGAACGACAACTCGTCTCGCTTTGTAAGTATGAAGGGCACACTGGGAAAGTTACCTTATATTGGACAAATGTATTTCAGTAGTTCCCTTTTGTTATATCAATAGATGTCCAACAAACGGTAACATTTAAAGGGGTCTATCAAAGTAAAATGTTAGATGTATTTAGTGAACCTCTTTCTAACCCCATGCTCTATTTTAGGGTAAATTCATCAGGATTCACTTCCAAGGTAGCAAACTGGCTAAAGCTGACATTGAGACCTGTGAGTTGATTTTCATTGTTTCTCAATTCTTTACTAAATTCACACATTCTTTTTCGGAGAGCATATCATCATATTATTAATTTtatctcatgttctctctctctctctctctctctctctctctctctctctctctctgtttctctttctctctttgtgtcaatctctctctctttctctctcagaccTGCTAGAGAAGTCCAGAGTGTCCTTCCAGCTTCCCGATGAGAGAGGCTACCACATCTTCTTCCAGATGATGACCAATCACAAACCTGAGATTGTTGGTAAGGCAAAGTAGAGGTTCAGGGGgaatgtttcctaccttcattaGAAATACTATTACAATGAGTACATCCATGGTAACAAGGCATCTAGATATGGGTCAGGTTTTTGGGAAATATCTATCAAGAAATGGACTGTGATGCACTAGTCCACGAGTCTTAGTTGATGCTCTTTATTGTATACTACGTCCTTGAGACCATCTATtgggtaaaggagagagagatactgtaaagGTAGGACAGCAGAAATCTAACAGATTTATCTGACAAGACATTCTCTGTTGTCCATAGAAATGTCACTCATCACCACCAACCCCTACGACTTCCCCATGTGCAGCCAGGGTCAGATCACAGTGGCCAGCATCAACGACAAGGAAGAGCTGGATGCCACAGACGTGAGTAAAACAAAGGGTTAATCATATTTTATATATGGAATGGGTAGGACCACCATTCACACTGAATGCACTGTTCAATCCCAACTTGGTGGCAGCAGGGAATTAtcatgtattttgttttgtttgattcTAAATGCCATGTGATAGTTAGGCATGTGACTCAAGGAACTCTTCGTCCCTTCCGGATAAAAAAAATCAGTGTTGACCCGTCCAGTGCTCATTTTTGTGTGCACAGAAATACAGTATGTAGGCTATTGTGTTTGTTTAGGAAGTATGCTAAATAATTTCAGTAATGCAATAcgcgactgtgatatgtggttgtcttacctaTCTTAATTAAATGCACTGACTGAAGGCCTAAATCGCCCTGGATAAGACCGTATTCTAAACCACCTAAATGTAGATTAATTAAAGCTGGAGGATGAGGACAGACCACAGTAACCTACAGCTGAGCACTGCCGCACATCAACATTTACAACACAATAACATTTACAACAATAACATAAAAGATAAACCTGAGCGGGCATTACTGCATAAGTCAATAGATTTTTATTTCACTCTTCACCTCATACGGCATGGGTTTAGTTAAATACACGAACAATCCGGCTTGACGATAAAGTTTGTTCTGCTGAGAGCACagaactgtagtgtactgtatgtgagaaAACTACTGTACAGTTCATCACTGTTGTACTTCCTGTCTAATGCCAGGATGCCATTACAATCCTGGGCTTCAGTAAtgatgagaaaaatagcatctaCAAGCTGACAGGAGCTGTACTGCACCATGGCAACCTGAAATTCAAGCAGAAGCAGCGTGAGGAGCAGGCTGAGCCAGACGGCACAGAGGGTGAGTcccaaacatagatatacaatatGTAGAGCATTATAACCATTCCCAGTCCCACTCATAGATATACAATATGTAAAGCATTATAACCagtcccaaacatagaaatacaaaatgtAAGACAGACAGAGCCTCATCAAAGTCCGGCAGGAGATCATTTATGGAGACCAAATTTCAACCTCCAGAAATGATTTAAAATTATGGATGTGGGTTCAAATCAAAACCTAACCACCCAAAAACTTGGCCGAACCCTTTTTTCAGTGTGACATCAGAATCAAGTGATATTGTGTTTCTGAGTCTGTTGATGTTGGTTTTCTCTCCAGTGGCTGATAAAATCGGCTACCTGCTGGGCCTGAACTCAGCTGAGATGCTGAAGGCTCTGTGCTACCCCAGAGTGAAGGTCGGCAACGAGTATGTGACCAAGGGACAGACTGTGCCTCAGGTAAGGCGACCAAACACAGCTTCTACCATTTCCTGAGCGCCATAAATCTTTTGGTGATTGATGAGTGCATTGCTTGTTTTGAATAGTGATGTTGTTTTCTCCAAGCTCTTTTCACCTTATCACTAGACATGGTCAATATCTCATGTATTAATTTGAGGTAATTTCATTGCAGGTTAATAACTCAGTCTCGGCTCTGGCCAAGTCCATCTATGAGAGGATGTTCTTGTGGATGGTCATCCGTATCAACGAGATGTTGGACACCAAGAATCCAAGGCAGTTCTATATCGGTGTGCTCGACATTGCCGGGTTTGAGATCTTTGATGTGAGTCTGAGACCAGAACAAGACAATTAGTTGTGATTGAGAGGGATTACAGCCTTGTATGATGATAAAATGATCCCTTCTGAAATTCCATCAACAGTACAACAGCATGGAGCAGCTGTGCATCAACTTCACCAATGAGAAACTGCAAcagtttttcaaccacaccatgTTCGTCCTGGAACAAGAGGAGTACAAGAAGGAGGGAATTGTCTGGGCCTTCATTGACTTCGGCATGGACTTGGCTGCCTGCATTGAGCTTATTGAGAAGGTAAACTGTCTGTCAGGATTATAATGGACCTCAACAGCAAAGCTCAAATGGAGTGGTGTGAGATATTATCACATGGTACAACGTATCTGACTGTTGAGAACTCAAAATGTTTCCTATTATGGGCCCCTAAATGAAGATACTCTGATAATAGCATGTTTGCTAAAAGAATAAATGTGATCCTAAATGTAAATATCACTCATTTGATGTACATCTCTTTTCGTAAAGCCATTGGGCATCTTCTCCATCCTTGAAGAGGAGTGCATGTTCCCCAAGTCTTCAGACACAACTTTCAAGGATAAGCTGTACGCCCAGCATCTTGGCAAAACCAAAGCGTTTGAGAAGCCCAAGCCTGCCAAAGGCAAGGCAGAGGCCCACTTCTCCCTGGTGCACTACGCCGGCACTGTGGACTACAACATCACTGGCTGGCTGGAGAAGAACAAGGACCCTCTGAACGACTCAGTTCTTCAGCTGTACGGGAAGTCCTCAGTCAAACTGATGGCTACCCTGTATGTCGCTGCCCCACCTGAAGGTAAGACTAGCAGCACATCAAAAGATTTCATGAAGAACTAGTTACAACTCAGTCCCATTTTCTTTAAAGGGTCAGTCTgaagttgctacatccatttgtgGACTTTTAAGATATGTACCCATTCATTCTAGAAGGAAATAACTTTCTTGAAGAACATCAGCTTAGTTCAGCCGTTGTACCCCATTAGAAGCCGAAATAGAAGCTTTTACTCGTATTTTTGTAAGCAAAGTAAAGGGGAACATGCACTTTACAGCCTCAAAACATGGCtttaaactatcattttgatatcatgaatGGTAAGTTCTTGAATACATAGCTCTGTCTATAAATTGGAGTGGTTAtgtttctccagccccatctctcAGTTTTTtatcgaaacaggggcagggagaatgctttgttattgtttcaactgctgattgctgctttaaATATATCACAATTTCTAAGGGTGATTTACTTGGTTAATAaaggtgagaaaaaaaatgtactcATACAATAGGTGTTATTTTACACAATCACATTGGCAGCATTTGCATTAAGATACGTGTAAAGTTAACCTGAGATTCTCTCATTTATAATTATATTAAATTGTTCACTATTACAACAGATACATCCAAGAAAGGAGGCAAGAAGAAGGGTGGTTCCATGCAGACTGTGTCCTCCCAGTTCAGGGTGAGCTTAAAAAATGAGGATATTAAGCTGTAGTGATGATCAGAAATGATTTCTGAGAACATGGTTTGTAACCCTCTTACAGGAGAACTTACATAAGCTGATGACCAACTTGAGGAGCACTCATCCTCACTTTGTACGCTGCCTGATCCCCAACGAGTCAAAGACTCCAGGTACAATCGATCTTGAGTTAAATATGACATCTTGTCAGTACCTTATCAGTAACATTAACAAACCAGTCTTTAACCTGTTTATGAGTATTTAAAGAGACTTGGTTTGTGTTTCCAGGTCTGATGGAGAACTTCCTGGTTATCCACCAGCTCAGGTGTAATGGTGTTCTGGAGGGTATCAGGATCTGCAGGAAGGGCTTCCCCAGCAGAATCATCTATGCTGACTTCAagcagaggtacacacacacacacacacacacacacacacacacacacacacacacacacacacacacacacacacacacacacacacacacacacacacacacacacacagaatctaaGTTAAACATCAGAATAGCCATATTTGATGTATATAACAACACATTTCTCCTGATTCAGGTACAAAGTACTGAATGCCAGTGTCATCCCCGAGGGCCAGTTCATGGACAACAAGAAGGCTTCTGAGAAGCTGCTTGGgtccattgatgtgaatcacgaggactacaagtttggacacaccaaggtCAGTCAAATACCCCCAGCAAAAGCTAACAATAAAACACAACTTCAATGATAATGTAAACTCTAACCATTCAATGTCTCTCCAGTTGATCTAtccatattttattatttcttaaaaattttttttaaaagaaaTTATTGTACTCAATTAATTTCTTGTGCTTTATGTCAGAATGGTATCTCTGCAGTTATCTATGTCAGTGTACATTATTAATCTACAACTATACAATAACTTACAACTCATAAACAACCTATCCCATGGTTTGTTTGTAAGCATTACAATGTTTATGTTGTTCAAATCAATCTAGTGGTTTGGTTCCTCTCTTTTGATTCACCCTTTCTATCTGTTACCACCTGACTGGTTCCATAATTGACCATGTCAACCTGTGTCAGGTGTTCTTCAAAGCCGGTCTGCTGGGTGtcctggaggagatgagagatgagaagcTGGCCTCTCTGGTCGGCATGGTCCAGGCTCTCAGCCGTGGATTCCTCATGAGGAGAGAGTTCACcaagatgatggagaggaggtgaggaagagTAGACATCTTGACAAACATTTCTGTCAACCACCTGTATGTAATGTATAATGATTACATAGTGAATATGCTGTGAGTTGTTCAGGATGAGAAAGTACATGTTATAATATTCTATTAAAGCAGCAGTTTGGGATTTAGCAAGCTGTTCAATTGTTATTTAAATAAGTGATATTTATCCATTAACTCtggaataatatgaaatgccTCATGATCTTAACATTACCTGTCAATTCTTTCATCTAGAGCGCTGTATATAAGAAAGGGATTACATTTCCCTAGCCCCATTCCTCAGCTGTATTCAAAAAGTGGTGGGGTCCCCGTTTTGTTATTCTTCGAATCGCAGAATGTAGCTTTAAAGATGTCATCCAGTGATTTTAAAACAACTTTTCCAGTTAAGGAATACTGGGAATGCCCTTCTCCTTGAAGTTTGTGCCTAAAAAACAATTTTcctcaaaacatatatttttaccCTTTAGTGTTTGTACTTcactgtatttatacttgggatatcgTTTTCCAcaggaaaagtaaaaaaaaacactGGAGGAGATCTTTAAGCATGTCACTCACCATGTCACTCACCATGTCACTCACCATGTCACTCACCATGTCACTCTATCCTTTCTGTGGACCAGAGATTCCATCTTCTCCATCCAGTACAACATCCGTTCATTCATGAATGTGAAAACCTGGCCATGGATGAAGTTGTACTTCAAGATCAAGCCCCTGCTGCAGAGCGCTGAGACTGAGAAGGAGCTGGCCAACATGAAGGAGAACTATGAGAAGATGACGTCGGACCTGGCCAAGGCTCTGGCCAAGAAGAAGGAGTTGGAGGAGAAGATGGTGGCCATGGTGCAGGAGAAGAATGACCTGGCGCTTCAAGTCGCATCTGTAAGTGAGCAACAGGCCTCATCAGAGCACATTTAGACACACAAGTACACAGACACAATCGCACACACATCTGCACATAGGAACACACGCACACTGTGGCTAACTCAAGAAATTGCCCAtggtatatatttatatttcatacatttaaatTGATTTGCTCTGACCTGTTTGACTAAATCAAGTCTTTATTTTGATACACAAAGTGAGGCTACAGATTTTTTCTCCTGTTCTGAAACCAGGATTCAGAGAATCTGAACGATGCTGAGGAAAGGTGTGAGGGGCTCATCAAGAGCAAGATCCAGCTGGAGGCCAAACTCAAAGAGACGACTGAGAggctggaggatgaggaggagatgaaTGCTGAGTTGACTGCCAAGAAGAGGAAGCTGGAGGATGAGTGCTCTGAGTTGAAGAAGGACATTGATGACCTGGAGCTCACCTTGGCCAAAGTGGAGAAGGAGAAGCACGCCACTGAAAACAAGGTCTTGTAGACAGTCTAACCAAACAACAACCCAAAGAATAATTAACTCAAAACATCGCTCAACAGAATTGGAATTCAAGGCTTTTTGTGGGTGcaggaaaaaagaaagaaaaaaaatagtGGAATTTCAGTTGTGGTGTACTCCCCACAATCATTTCATGTTCTGCTCCCCCCTCGTTTATGATTTCCATTCAGTACACTGGCATGGAGTACGGTCCCATCTAGTGTTAAGTCTATAGTACAGAACTTGTTGACACATTTCTATTATAAATTTAACTAATTCTCCCATTTTGTTGTGGCCGTTTTCAGGTTAAAAACCTGACAGAGGAGATGGCGTCTATGGATGAGAGTGTTGCCAAGCTGACCAAGGAGAAGAAAGCCCTCCAAGAGGCCCACCAGCAGACACTGGAtgacctgcaggcagaggaggacaAAGTCAACACTCTGACCAAGGCCAAGACCAAGCTGGAACAGCA is a window of Salmo salar chromosome ssa18, Ssal_v3.1, whole genome shotgun sequence DNA encoding:
- the LOC106577342 gene encoding myosin heavy chain, fast skeletal muscle encodes the protein MSTDAEMQIYGKAAIYLRKPEKERMEAQTAPFDSKNACYVADTKELYLKGLVTARANGKCTVTVTNPDGSKEEGKEFKEADVYEMNPPKYDKIEDMAMMTYLNEASVLYNLKERYAAWMIYTYSGLFCATVNPYKWLPVYDMEVVNAYRGKKRMEAPPHIFSVSDNAFQFMQIDQENQSVLITGESGAGKTVNTKRVIQYFATIAVSGAKKEVDPNKMQGSLEDQIIAANPLLEAYGNAKTVRNDNSSRFGKFIRIHFQGSKLAKADIETYLLEKSRVSFQLPDERGYHIFFQMMTNHKPEIVEMSLITTNPYDFPMCSQGQITVASINDKEELDATDDAITILGFSNDEKNSIYKLTGAVLHHGNLKFKQKQREEQAEPDGTEVADKIGYLLGLNSAEMLKALCYPRVKVGNEYVTKGQTVPQVNNSVSALAKSIYERMFLWMVIRINEMLDTKNPRQFYIGVLDIAGFEIFDYNSMEQLCINFTNEKLQQFFNHTMFVLEQEEYKKEGIVWAFIDFGMDLAACIELIEKPLGIFSILEEECMFPKSSDTTFKDKLYAQHLGKTKAFEKPKPAKGKAEAHFSLVHYAGTVDYNITGWLEKNKDPLNDSVLQLYGKSSVKLMATLYVAAPPEDTSKKGGKKKGGSMQTVSSQFRENLHKLMTNLRSTHPHFVRCLIPNESKTPGLMENFLVIHQLRCNGVLEGIRICRKGFPSRIIYADFKQRYKVLNASVIPEGQFMDNKKASEKLLGSIDVNHEDYKFGHTKVFFKAGLLGVLEEMRDEKLASLVGMVQALSRGFLMRREFTKMMERRDSIFSIQYNIRSFMNVKTWPWMKLYFKIKPLLQSAETEKELANMKENYEKMTSDLAKALAKKKELEEKMVAMVQEKNDLALQVASDSENLNDAEERCEGLIKSKIQLEAKLKETTERLEDEEEMNAELTAKKRKLEDECSELKKDIDDLELTLAKVEKEKHATENKVKNLTEEMASMDESVAKLTKEKKALQEAHQQTLDDLQAEEDKVNTLTKAKTKLEQQVDDLEGSLEQEKKLRMDLERAKRKLEGDLKLAQESIMDLENDKQQSDEKIKKKEFETTQLLSKIEDEQSLGAQLQKKIKELQARIEELEEEIEAERAARAKVEKQRADLSRELEEISERLEEAGGATAAQIEMNKKREAEFQKLRRDLEESTLQHEATAAALRKKQADSVAELGEQIDNLQRVKQKLEKEKSEYKMEIDDLSSNMEAVAKAKGNLEKMCRTLEDQLSEIKTKNDENARQVNDISGQRARLLTENGEFGRQLEEKEALVSQLTRGKQAFTQQVEELKRQIEEEVKAKNALAHGVQSARHDCDLLREQFEEEQEAKAELQRGMSKANSEVAQWRTKYETDAIQRTEELEEAKKKLAQRLQEAEETIEATNSKCASLEKTKQRLQGEVEDLMIDVERANAMAANLDKKQRNFDKVLAEWKQKYEEGQAELEGAQKEARSMSTEHFKMKNSYEEALDHLETMKRENKNLQQEISDLTEQIGETGKSIHELEKAKKTVETEKSEIQTALEEAEGTLEHEESKILRVQLELNQIKGEVDRKLAEKDEEMEQIKRNSQRVIDSMQSTLDSEVRSRNDALRVKKKMEGDLNEMEIQLSHANRQAAEAQKQLRNVQGQLKDAQLHLDDAVRAAEDMKEQAAMVERRNGLMVAEIEELRVALEQTERGRKVAETELVDASERVGLLHSQNTSLANTKKKLETDLVQVQGEVDDIVQEARNAEEKAKKAITDAAMMAEELKKEQDTSSHLERMKKNLEVTVKDLQHRLDEAENLAMKGGKKQLQKLESRVRELETEVEAEQRRGVDAVKGVRKYERRVKELTYQTEEDKKNVGRLQDLVDKLQMKVKAYKRQAEEAEEASNQHMSKFRKVQNELEEAEERADIAETQVNKLRAKSRDSGKGKEAAE